The following coding sequences lie in one Moritella viscosa genomic window:
- a CDS encoding membrane protein, whose product MNLSAKTVVVIAIGGALYGIGGLPMFGIPVFANTTLKPAMAVLALFSVLFGPLVGFLVGFIGHWVTDLFSGWGVWLTWVLGSGIVGLIIGLFPKLTKGRLEKGQFSIKDMALFVVLALIGNTVGYGVSALLDTILYAEPFSKVMTQLTIIAAGNTILIGMVGYILLTAFAKRKKQSRNLTEG is encoded by the coding sequence ATGAATCTTTCAGCTAAAACTGTTGTTGTGATTGCAATTGGTGGTGCTTTATATGGCATCGGCGGGTTACCAATGTTTGGTATACCGGTATTTGCAAATACCACACTTAAACCTGCGATGGCAGTGCTTGCTCTCTTCTCGGTATTATTTGGTCCATTAGTTGGTTTTTTAGTAGGCTTTATTGGTCATTGGGTTACAGATTTATTCTCTGGCTGGGGTGTTTGGTTAACGTGGGTATTAGGCTCAGGTATTGTTGGTCTTATCATCGGCTTATTCCCTAAACTGACAAAAGGTCGTTTAGAAAAAGGTCAATTCTCGATAAAGGATATGGCACTCTTTGTTGTACTTGCCTTAATCGGTAATACTGTCGGCTATGGCGTATCAGCACTACTCGATACCATTCTTTACGCAGAACCATTCAGCAAAGTCATGACACAATTAACAATTATCGCTGCAGGTAATACGATATTAATCGGTATGGTTGGCTACATTCTACTGACTGCATTTGCAAAACGTAAGAAACAAAGCCGTAATCTGACCGAGGGTTAA
- a CDS encoding putative lipoprotein, translating to MKNSIFKTSLLVAALSLSGCDVTFITPDWVKFYDNSKTEETTVEWLSAQVIDSVGNIIQAGETIKTGSDRVQNILLVKYGTSGNTIWTVEHDVTYGLSRSDENITAMVIDDKDNIYITATVYLQNNALGPRASLLAKFSTDGSIIWEQIISNEYDVRDLELKNNKLYVTGLNTKIFNTDGEQQLNIEQPEQRAWDIAVDMDKNMYVSGRKSISKYNTSGQLEWMQLQTEDTFAEAATTILTDGSVLSIIMTKDRNLQIQAIDINGQLLWRNNVYGNQDSYALPGPVILQKNAQDELFIAFSDASNRDLIKMQANGDIIWHVSNQQGEISAINLDDNGGIFVVGNGNNEKYTDDGVLIAVANTEYEVQQRTGSIVRKGNDVYVGYSTFINNNFDFYLAKYTDR from the coding sequence ATGAAAAATTCAATATTTAAAACCAGTTTATTAGTAGCGGCCCTATCCTTAAGTGGTTGCGATGTCACTTTCATTACGCCTGACTGGGTTAAATTTTACGACAACAGTAAAACGGAAGAAACAACAGTAGAATGGTTGTCTGCACAAGTGATCGATAGTGTCGGTAATATAATCCAAGCTGGTGAGACAATTAAAACAGGCAGTGATCGAGTTCAAAACATACTATTAGTAAAATACGGCACATCTGGTAATACAATCTGGACTGTCGAACATGATGTTACTTATGGATTATCACGCAGTGATGAAAATATAACAGCGATGGTTATCGATGATAAAGACAATATATATATCACTGCAACAGTCTATCTGCAAAACAATGCTCTAGGGCCTCGTGCATCACTACTCGCTAAGTTTTCTACCGATGGAAGCATAATTTGGGAACAAATAATCAGTAATGAATATGACGTTCGAGATCTTGAGCTTAAAAATAACAAGCTTTATGTAACAGGGCTAAATACTAAAATCTTTAACACTGACGGTGAACAACAGTTAAATATTGAGCAACCTGAACAGCGAGCTTGGGATATAGCAGTCGATATGGATAAGAATATGTATGTCTCAGGCCGTAAAAGCATTAGTAAATACAATACATCGGGTCAATTAGAATGGATGCAGCTACAAACTGAAGATACATTCGCAGAAGCAGCAACAACAATCCTCACTGACGGTTCTGTTCTTTCTATCATCATGACCAAAGATCGAAATCTACAGATTCAAGCTATTGATATTAACGGACAGTTATTATGGCGTAATAACGTTTATGGTAACCAAGACAGTTATGCGCTACCTGGCCCTGTTATCCTCCAAAAAAATGCGCAAGATGAATTATTTATCGCGTTTTCAGATGCGTCAAATAGAGATCTAATCAAGATGCAAGCGAACGGCGATATTATTTGGCATGTGAGCAATCAGCAAGGTGAAATCAGTGCAATTAACCTTGATGATAACGGGGGTATATTTGTTGTCGGTAATGGTAATAATGAAAAGTATACTGATGATGGAGTATTAATTGCGGTTGCTAACACCGAATATGAAGTACAGCAACGCACAGGTAGTATCGTCCGTAAAGGTAACGACGTTTATGTTGGTTACAGTACTTTCATTAATAATAACTTCGATTTCTATCTTGCTAAATACACTGATAGATAA
- a CDS encoding lipoprotein, LipL32, whose product MKKGIATKLLPLLAIITLTGCMSTGPHLKSSNKEGIAGMEMRAPYINYTNYFGYVDDSVTPDGKIKGKPAYYLYAWVPAVIDEIGVSMISPAEATPAEGDFVQSTFEASLQSAPNKFFDTYITLDRLNIVDKAKINKGGKVLQALNYNDDTSELPANPSGSSYNSLLRQVSEVSSPTKALVRGVYRISFTSFRSAIEGSFEATIGTNVPGVKIAASLEELHELVNKEG is encoded by the coding sequence TTGAAAAAAGGAATTGCAACTAAATTATTACCATTATTAGCAATCATTACACTTACAGGTTGTATGTCTACTGGTCCACACCTAAAAAGCTCCAATAAAGAAGGCATAGCTGGTATGGAAATGCGTGCTCCATATATTAACTATACTAATTATTTTGGTTATGTTGATGATAGCGTAACGCCAGATGGTAAAATTAAAGGTAAACCAGCATATTATTTATATGCATGGGTTCCTGCTGTAATTGACGAAATTGGTGTATCTATGATATCTCCAGCTGAAGCAACTCCAGCTGAAGGCGATTTCGTACAGAGCACATTTGAAGCAAGTCTTCAATCTGCTCCAAATAAGTTTTTTGATACATATATTACACTTGATCGCCTAAACATTGTTGATAAAGCAAAAATCAATAAAGGTGGTAAAGTACTTCAAGCATTAAACTATAATGACGATACTTCAGAATTACCAGCTAACCCAAGTGGTTCTTCTTATAACTCATTGTTACGTCAAGTATCTGAAGTAAGCAGCCCAACTAAAGCACTTGTTCGTGGTGTATACCGTATCTCATTCACTTCATTCCGCTCAGCAATTGAAGGTTCTTTTGAAGCAACTATTGGTACAAATGTTCCAGGTGTTAAAATCGCAGCCTCTTTAGAAGAATTACATGAACTCGTTAACAAAGAAGGTTAA